Proteins encoded by one window of Arabidopsis thaliana chromosome 2, partial sequence:
- a CDS encoding Pleckstrin homology (PH) and lipid-binding START domains-containing protein (Pleckstrin homology (PH) and lipid-binding START domains-containing protein; FUNCTIONS IN: phosphoinositide binding; INVOLVED IN: signal transduction; LOCATED IN: plasma membrane; EXPRESSED IN: 24 plant structures; EXPRESSED DURING: 15 growth stages; CONTAINS InterPro DOMAIN/s: Protein of unknown function DUF1336 (InterPro:IPR009769), Pleckstrin homology-type (InterPro:IPR011993), Lipid-binding START (InterPro:IPR002913), Pleckstrin homology (InterPro:IPR001849); BEST Arabidopsis thaliana protein match is: Pleckstrin homology (PH) and lipid-binding START domains-containing protein (TAIR:AT3G54800.2); Has 35333 Blast hits to 34131 proteins in 2444 species: Archae - 798; Bacteria - 22429; Metazoa - 974; Fungi - 991; Plants - 531; Viruses - 0; Other Eukaryotes - 9610 (source: NCBI BLink).) — protein sequence MAFGSENESETKMEGWLYIIRSNRFGLHFSRKRYFVLGDHLLKSFKSISDSKTKNAGRSAVIDSCIRVTDNGRENVHRKAFFIFTLYNTSNHNDQLKLGASSPEDAARWINLIKEAALKGAPFPGDVFNCSRSRWDSLRLSSSVRDHHSNSIDWTLRSSARVDPVTTDVVAPSPWTIFGCQNGLRLFKEAKERDSLGRWDDHPAIMAVGVVDGTSETIFQTLLSLGPSRSEWDFCFYQGSVVEHLDGHTDIIHKQLYSDWLPWGMKRRDFSLRRYWRREDDGTYVILYHSVFHKKCPPQKGYVRACLKSGGYVISPIDNGKQSVVKHMLAVDWKSWRSYVKPSLARSITVKMLGRISALRELFRAKHGSFPPNLSSGELSRSARLTQNEDGVFGDSSLRENEMFKDTANEERDKFPSERSSLVDLDEFFDVPEPSDNDNLDDSWTSDFDLDTCCQESRQPKLNSATSLVKKLHDLAVQKRGYVDLHERAKEESSPHATCNPPCCYGTTLPTDPSCDLPCSWTTTDPSTFLIRGKTYLDDQKKVKAKGTLMEMVAADWLKSDKREDDLGSRPGGIVQKYAAKGGPEFFFIVNIQVPGSTTYSLVLYYMMSTPIEEHPLLVSFVNGDDAYRNSRFKLIPYISKGSWIVKQSVGKKACLIGQALEINYFRGKNYIELGVDIGSSTVARGVVSLVLGYLNKLVIEMAFLIQANTEEELPEYLLGTCRFNHLDASKAISIIP from the exons ATGGCTTTTGGGTCTGAAAATGAGAGCGAGACGAAGATGGAAGGTTGGTTGTATATAATACGATCTAATCGATTTGGATTGCATTTCTCTAGAAAACGTTACTTTGTCCTTGGAGATCATCTTCTCAAGAGTTTCAAGTCTATCTCCGATTCTAAAACCAAG AATGCTGGACGAAGTGCGGTGATAGATTCGTGTATCCGTGTTACTGACAATGGGAGAGAAAATGTTCATAGAAAA GCATTCTTCATATTTACACTATACAATACATCAAATCACAATGATCAGCTCAAG TTAGGAGCAAGCAGTCCTGAGGATGCAGCAAGGTGgattaatttgattaaagagGCGGCTTTAAAG GGTGCCCCTTTTCCTGGAGATGTTTTTAATTGTTCCAGGAGTCGATGGGACTCTTTGAG ATTGAGTAGCTCAGTGCGGGACCATCACTCAAACTCTATTGACTGGACACTTCGGTCGTCTGCACGAGTTGATCCTGTTACAACTGATGTTGTTGCGCCTTCTCCCTGGACAATATTCGGTTGTCAGAATG GTCTTCGGCTTTTTAAAGAggcaaaagagagagattctcTCGGAAGG TGGGATGATCATCCGGCTATTATGGctgttggtgttgttgatggAACCTCAGAAACTATTTTCCAAACGCTTCTTTCTCTTGGACCCTCAAGATCAGA ATgggatttctgtttttatcaAGGCAGTGTGGTCGAACATCTTGATGGTCACACTGATATAATCCACAAACAGCTATACAGCGATTGGTTACCTTG GgggatgaagagaagagatttttCGCTACGGCGTTACTGGAGAAGGGAAGACGATGGCACATATG TTATTCTCTATCATTCTGTATTTCACAAGAAGTGTCCACCTCAGAAAGGCTATGTCCGTGCGTGCCTTAAAA GTGGCGGTTATGTGATTTCTCCCATAGACAACGGAAAACAATCAGTTGTGAAGCACATGCTTGCTGTTGATTGGAAGTCCTGGAGATCTTATGTGAAGCCGTCCTTAGCTAGATCTATTACCGTGAAAATGCTTGGAAGAATTTCTG CCCTGAGAGAGCTTTTTAGGGCAAAGCACGGAAGCTTTCCTCCTAATCTGTCGTCAGGGGAGTTGTCAAGAAGTGCAAGATTGACTCAGAACGAAGATGGTGTGTTTGGTGATTCTTCCCTGAGGGAAAACGAAATGTTTAAGGACACTGCaaatgaagagagagacaaattTCCCTCAGAGCGCTCTAGCCTTGTAGACTTGGATGAGTTTTTCGACGTTCCAGAACCATCAGATAATGACAATTTGGATGACAGCTGGACctcagattttgatttggataCATGCTGTCAG GAATCCCGCCAGCCAAAACTAAATAGCGCTACGAGCTTAGTGAAAAAATTACACGATCTTGCAG TTCAAAAGAGGGGTTATGTTGACCTGCATGAGAGGGCGAAGGAAGAGAGCAGCCCACATGCTACCTGCAACCCGCCTTGCTGCTATGGAACCACGCTTCCAACTGATCCTAGTTGTGATTTGCCTTGTAGTTGGACAACAACGGACCCATCTACTTTTCTCATTCGAGGAAAAACTTATCTTGATGACCAGAAGAAG GTCAAGGCAAAGGGTACACTGATGGAAATGGTAGCTGCAGACTGGCTAAAATCTGACAAGCGGGAAGATGATTTGGGGTCCCGTCCAGGAGGCATAGTTCAg AAATATGCAGCAAAAGGTGGACCAGAGTTCTTTTTCATCGTGAATATACAG GTTCCTGGATCAACAACGTACAGCCTTGTGCTTTATTACATGATGAGCACTCCTATTGAAGAGCATCCTTTGCTAGTTAGCTTTGTTAATGGTGATGACGCATATAGGAATTCAAGGTTCAAGCTCATTCCCTACATATCCAAG GGCTCTTGGATAGTTAAGCAAAGTGTGGGAAAGAAAGCATGCCTTATTGGTCAAGCCCTGGAGATCAACTACTTCAGGGGAAAGAACTATATTGAG CTGGGCGTTGATATTGGGTCATCAACTGTTGCAAGAGGAGTTGTGAGTCTTGTTCTTGGTTACCTCAACAAACTCGTGATTGAAATGGCCTTCTTAATACAG GCGAATACCGAAGAGGAGCTCCCAGAATATCTTCTTGGAACATGTCGGTTTAACCATCTCGACGCTTCCAAAGCAATTTCAATTATTCCATGA
- a CDS encoding uncharacterized protein (unknown protein; BEST Arabidopsis thaliana protein match is: unknown protein (TAIR:AT1G08035.1); Has 18 Blast hits to 18 proteins in 6 species: Archae - 0; Bacteria - 0; Metazoa - 0; Fungi - 0; Plants - 18; Viruses - 0; Other Eukaryotes - 0 (source: NCBI BLink).) → MEQEEPCEAKETASSSIEPKTPNPNVPDSIPAIDSDSSLSEEEIVTEKDRGIVTLSPLCKQRIDSASISDCVLVSDDEIIESLYQNLLRVILSLQQIQSVAVVPEIWCFDGCKTPPPSSRNLDSNMVSDTCPGAPMKLTKISRNIDSGLRRKLF, encoded by the coding sequence ATGGAGCAAGAAGAACCATGTGAAGCGAAAGaaacagcttcttcttcgataGAGCCGAAAACACCAAACCCTAATGTCCCAGATTCGATTCCTGCCATTGATTCCGATTCTTCTCTTTCGGAAGAAGAAATAGTTACAGAGAAAGACAGAGGAATCGTCACTTTGTCTCCACTGTGTAAACAGAGGATTGATTCTGCTTCGATCTCGGATTGTGTTTTGGTATCTGATGACGAAATTATAGAGTCTCTTTATCAGAATCTGTTGAGAGTTATTCTCTCATTGCAGCAGATTCAAAGTGTAGCTGTTGTTCCTGAGATTTGGTGTTTTGATGGTTGTAAAACACCGCCTCCTTCGTCTCGGAATCTCGATTCGAATATGGTTAGTGATACTTGTCCTGGAGCTCCTATGAAGCTCACTAAGATATCTAGGAATATTGATTCTGgattaagaagaaaactcttCTGA